In Thermococcus sp. CX2, the following are encoded in one genomic region:
- a CDS encoding biotin/lipoyl-containing protein → LVLEAMKMENEIPAPKDGVVKKILVKEGQTVDTGQALIEIG, encoded by the coding sequence ACTCGTCCTCGAGGCCATGAAAATGGAGAATGAAATCCCCGCGCCAAAGGACGGCGTAGTAAAGAAAATCCTCGTCAAAGAAGGCCAAACCGTCGACACAGGACAAGCACTCATAGAAATAGGGTGA